One Brassica napus cultivar Da-Ae chromosome A1, Da-Ae, whole genome shotgun sequence genomic region harbors:
- the LOC111206755 gene encoding defensin-like protein 245, translated as MRLAAIFLACCILSSLLPNHFSQGEELSVTAGQIKPWCPSKKQAFSGSCSNDGAQQCVNDLLNTWYPYVRLSPISCTCTSQANNMRLCSCPNMICK; from the exons atgagGTTGGCTGCAATCTTCTTGGCTTGTTGTATCTTATCCTCTTTACTCCCAAACCACTTCTCTCAAG GTGAAGAACTAAGTGTGACTGCTGGGCAGATAAAGCCGTGGTGCCCATCAAAAAAACAAGCGTTCAGTGGTTCATGCTCAAATGATGGAGCACAACAATGTGTAAATGACTTGTTAAATACTTGGTATCCATATGTAAGGCTTAGCCCAATCTCCTGCACTTGCACTTCTCAGGCTAACAACATGCGTCTCTGTAGTTGTCCTAATATGATTtgcaaataa
- the LOC106377998 gene encoding gibberellin 20 oxidase 4-like, which yields MECITKLPFNENETEDSLLTTFDSMVLHDQENQVPQEFVWPDHQKPSPNVPILQVPLIDLAGFLSEDPFLVSEATRLVAEGAKQHGFFLVTNHGVDERLLSSAYTSMDKFFLSPTCVKQKALGEWRESWGYANSYFGKYKKNLPWKEMLSFSFSPEEKTDNHSQIVKDFIIEKMGDGYNDFGRVYQEYAEAMSNLSLKIMELLGMSLGLNRSHFKDFFEDNESILRLNYYPKCKQPDVVLGTGPHCDPTSLTILQQDHVSGLQVLVDNQWHSVPPNPQALVVNIGDTFRALTNGIYKSSLHQAVVNSETERKTIAFFLSPKVDKVVKPPEELEGERVYPDFTWSMLHEFVKKHYKTDENTLEEFTKWLKKAETSNEG from the exons ATGGAATGCATCACAAAGCTCCCTTTCAATGAAAATGAAACCGAAGATAGCCTTTTGACGACCTTTGATTCAATGGTCCTACATGATCAAGAAAACCAAGTACCTCAAGAGTTTGTATGGCCCGACCATCAGAAACCCTCTCCAAACGTTCCAATCCTCCAAGTCCCTCTCATTGACCTTGCTGGCTTCCTCTCCGAGGACCCATTCTTGGTCTCGGAGGCTACAAGACTTGTGGCAGAAGGTGCAAAGCAACATGGTTTCTTCTTGGTCACCAACCATGGAGTCGATGAGAGGCTCCTGTCCAGTGCCTATACATCTATGGACAAATTCTTTTTGTCACCGACTTGTGTGAAACAGAAGGCTCTGGGGGAGTGGCGTGAAAGCTGGGGTTACGCTAATAGCTATTTCGGGAAATACAAGAAGAATCTACCCTGGAAGGAAATGCTGTCGTTTTCTTTCTCCCCGGAGGAGAAGACCGATAACCACTCTCAAATCGTCAAAGATTTCATTATTGAAAAAATGGGTGACGGATACAATGATTTTGG GAGGGTATATCAAGAATACGCCGAGGCCATGAGCAATCTCTCATTGAAGATCATGGAGCTTCTTGGAATGAGTCTTGGCCTTAATAGAAGCCATTTCAAAGATTTTTTTGAAGACAATGAATCGATATTGAGATTGAATTACTATCCAAAGTGCAAGCAACCAGATGTTGTACTAGGGACAGGACCACACTGCGACCCAACCTCTCTAACCATACTTCAACAAGACCACGTCAGTGGTCTTCAAGTTTTAGTGGACAACCAATGGCATTCTGTCCCTCCTAACCCTCAAGCGTTGGTGGTTAACATTGGCGACACTTTCAGG GCTCTTACCAACGGAATATACAAGAGTTCTTTGCATCAGGCGGTAGTGAATAGCGAGACGGAAAGAAAGACAATTGCATTCTTCCTATCTCCAAAAGTGGACAAAGTGGTGAAGCCACCAGAGGAATTAGAAGGTGAAAGAGTGTATCCAGATTTTACATGGTCTATGCTTCATGAGTTCGTAAAGAAACACTATAAAACAGACGAGAACACGCTTGAAGAGTTCACAAAATGGCTCAAAAAGGCGGAAACCTCTAATGAAGGATAA